A genomic window from Shewanella vesiculosa includes:
- the selD gene encoding selenide, water dikinase SelD, which produces MSQQAIKLTEYSHGAGCGCKISPKVLSTILASQLPVFTDPNLLVGNQTRDDAAVYKLNEQTGIISTTDFFMPIVDDPFTFGRIAATNAISDIYAMGGTPIMAIAILGWPINILPAEIAQQVVDGGRQACADAGIMLAGGHSIDSPEPIFGLAVTGQIPLERVKQNNTAKAGDRLYLTKPIGIGILTTAQKQKKLREEDSQIAPDAMCQLNMIGVDIAKIDGVNALTDVTGFGLAGHLIEVCQGAQLKANLVLSKVPLLAKVSDYLVLGCIPGGTHRNFDSYSEYLPPLTDHQKAIICDPQTSGGLLVSVSAEAEHELTQLLETNGIEAICIGMLNTYEPHTSGHNILVELS; this is translated from the coding sequence ATGTCTCAGCAAGCAATTAAACTTACCGAATATAGCCATGGCGCAGGCTGCGGCTGTAAGATTTCTCCTAAAGTGTTAAGTACCATTCTTGCATCACAACTCCCCGTCTTTACTGATCCTAATTTATTAGTTGGTAATCAAACTCGTGACGATGCTGCCGTTTATAAGCTTAACGAACAAACTGGCATTATCAGTACTACAGACTTCTTTATGCCTATTGTGGATGATCCGTTTACCTTTGGTCGAATTGCAGCCACTAATGCCATAAGCGACATATACGCTATGGGTGGCACTCCGATTATGGCAATTGCCATTTTAGGTTGGCCTATTAATATATTACCCGCAGAAATTGCCCAACAAGTTGTTGATGGTGGACGCCAAGCCTGTGCAGATGCAGGTATTATGCTGGCTGGCGGTCACAGTATTGATTCTCCTGAGCCAATTTTTGGTTTAGCTGTAACAGGACAAATTCCGCTTGAGCGAGTAAAGCAAAATAATACTGCTAAAGCAGGCGATCGTTTGTACCTCACTAAACCCATTGGTATTGGCATTCTGACTACCGCACAAAAACAGAAAAAACTTCGAGAGGAAGACAGTCAAATTGCACCTGATGCTATGTGTCAGCTCAATATGATAGGGGTTGATATCGCTAAAATAGATGGTGTTAACGCGCTAACTGACGTAACAGGATTTGGACTTGCTGGCCACTTGATTGAAGTCTGCCAAGGCGCACAACTTAAAGCTAACTTAGTGTTATCCAAAGTTCCTCTTCTTGCTAAAGTCAGTGACTACCTTGTACTAGGTTGTATACCAGGCGGGACCCATCGTAATTTTGACAGTTACAGTGAGTATTTACCGCCCTTAACTGATCATCAGAAAGCCATTATCTGCGATCCACAGACTAGTGGCGGGTTATTAGTTAGTGTCAGTGCAGAGGCTGAACATGAACTGACACAATTATTAGAAACCAATGGCATTGAAGCGATTTGTATCGGCATGCTCAATACCTATGAACCACATACTAGCGGACACAATATCCTTGTGGAATTAAGCTAA
- a CDS encoding fatty acid desaturase: protein MKKPPIIWLNTLLFAITFIGAAVLIPWRGFTHGFDGIEWIAFVVFAYASGLSITAGYHRLWSHKAYKAHPSVRFLYALGGALALQNSALHWCSDHRIHHKHVDNNDKDPYSAKMGFWYSHIGWMLREYQASRYSDYNNVRDLQNDPIVMWQHKHYLALVILMNIALPAFIGWLNGDILSMVLMAGLLRLVVVHHCTFFINSLAHIWGKQPYTDKNSAKDNAFLALLTYGEGYHNFHHIFENDYRNGIKWWDYDPTKWLIKLMSWFGLATDLRKVSQERIESARLQMQLLQAQNKVAHLPNCDEIIESFQAEYELMKQHLVDYYQAKKSLLEAKRKQLTDHNLKQQVQLLRNQFLEQQRNWKSLTAAYTS from the coding sequence ATGAAAAAACCTCCAATCATTTGGCTTAATACCTTGTTATTTGCCATTACTTTCATCGGCGCTGCGGTATTAATCCCTTGGCGTGGTTTTACCCATGGCTTTGATGGCATTGAATGGATTGCATTTGTTGTTTTCGCTTACGCAAGTGGTCTATCGATTACTGCGGGTTACCACAGATTATGGTCACATAAAGCTTATAAAGCTCACCCATCCGTGCGATTTTTATATGCATTAGGTGGAGCATTAGCATTACAGAACAGCGCACTACATTGGTGTAGTGATCATCGTATTCATCATAAACATGTTGATAATAATGATAAAGACCCATACTCCGCTAAAATGGGATTCTGGTACAGCCACATAGGCTGGATGCTGCGCGAATACCAAGCCAGCCGTTACAGTGACTACAACAACGTACGTGATTTACAAAATGACCCTATCGTTATGTGGCAACACAAGCACTATTTAGCCTTAGTGATTTTAATGAATATTGCTTTACCTGCATTTATCGGCTGGTTGAATGGCGATATTTTATCAATGGTACTCATGGCAGGCTTATTGCGTCTGGTGGTAGTACATCACTGTACCTTCTTTATCAACTCATTAGCTCATATCTGGGGTAAACAACCATACACAGATAAAAATTCCGCCAAAGATAATGCTTTTCTAGCATTGCTGACATATGGCGAGGGCTATCACAACTTCCATCACATTTTTGAAAATGATTATCGTAATGGCATTAAGTGGTGGGACTATGATCCAACCAAATGGCTCATCAAACTAATGAGTTGGTTTGGCTTGGCAACTGATTTACGTAAAGTGTCGCAAGAGCGTATTGAAAGTGCACGTTTGCAAATGCAGTTGTTACAAGCACAAAATAAGGTGGCTCACTTACCAAACTGCGATGAAATTATAGAAAGTTTTCAAGCAGAGTATGAGCTGATGAAGCAACACTTAGTTGACTATTATCAAGCTAAAAAGAGCTTGTTAGAGGCGAAACGCAAGCAACTTACAGATCACAATCTGAAACAACAAGTACAATTATTGCGTAACCAATTTCTTGAACAACAACGTAATTGGAAAAGCCTAACAGCTGCTTATACGTCGTAA
- the trmA gene encoding tRNA (uridine(54)-C5)-methyltransferase TrmA, with the protein MNLAAMDPKNYDAQLQQKRIKLEKTFADFNPPALEVFASEPMHYRMRAEFRMWHDGDDLYYYMFDKALNAKVRCDQYLPAGVLINEMMAELIAELIPNPALRYKLFQIDFLSTLSGEILVSLLYHRQLDEEWREQATLLKAKLSAQFNVNIIGRARKQKIDLDKDYVTETLTINAKQLHYKQIENSFTQPNAKVSVKMLEWAIDVTQNSQGDLLELYCGNGNFTIALAQNFKRVLATELAKPSVDAAQYNIDINQVNNVQIIRMSAEDFSDAMAKKRQFRRLEGIDLDSYDCNTIFVDPPRAGIDPETLKLIQGYERILYISCNPETLNDNLQTLSQTHKISRFALFDQFPYTDHMESGVLLERK; encoded by the coding sequence ATGAATTTAGCTGCAATGGATCCTAAAAACTACGATGCACAATTACAACAAAAGCGCATCAAGCTAGAAAAGACCTTTGCCGATTTCAATCCACCAGCGCTTGAAGTCTTTGCTTCTGAGCCTATGCATTACCGCATGCGTGCTGAGTTTAGAATGTGGCATGATGGTGATGACTTATATTACTACATGTTTGATAAAGCACTGAATGCAAAAGTGCGTTGCGATCAATATTTACCCGCAGGTGTGCTCATTAATGAAATGATGGCAGAGCTGATTGCAGAGTTAATCCCCAATCCAGCGCTACGTTATAAGCTGTTTCAAATTGATTTTTTATCGACCTTGAGTGGCGAAATATTAGTGTCTTTATTGTATCACCGCCAGCTTGATGAAGAATGGCGTGAGCAGGCGACGCTCTTGAAAGCAAAGTTATCGGCTCAATTTAATGTCAATATTATTGGCCGTGCGCGTAAGCAAAAAATCGATTTAGACAAAGATTATGTCACCGAGACGCTAACAATCAATGCTAAGCAATTACATTATAAGCAGATAGAAAATAGCTTTACCCAGCCAAACGCTAAAGTATCGGTAAAAATGTTGGAGTGGGCTATCGATGTCACTCAGAATAGCCAAGGTGATTTACTTGAACTGTATTGTGGCAATGGCAACTTTACCATTGCATTAGCGCAAAACTTTAAGCGTGTATTAGCAACCGAGCTGGCAAAACCTTCGGTTGATGCAGCGCAATATAATATCGATATTAATCAAGTAAATAATGTTCAGATTATACGGATGTCAGCAGAAGACTTTAGTGATGCAATGGCTAAAAAACGTCAGTTTAGACGCTTAGAAGGTATCGATTTAGACAGTTACGATTGCAATACGATTTTTGTCGACCCACCACGTGCAGGAATTGATCCTGAAACATTGAAGCTGATCCAAGGTTATGAGCGGATTTTATATATCTCTTGTAACCCAGAAACACTCAATGACAATTTACAGACCTTAAGCCAAACCCACAAAATTTCTCGCTTCGCGTTATTTGACCAATTTCCTTATACCGACCATATGGAGTCGGGAGTATTGTTAGAACGCAAGTAA
- the cysQ gene encoding 3'(2'),5'-bisphosphate nucleotidase CysQ, with protein sequence MKPEDVIEQVIDIATEAGQTIREIYLKGNFKRETKSDNTPVTSADLAAHDLICRKLAELTPDIPILSEEAADIPLSVRETWKRYWLVDPLDGTGEFIAGSGDFSVIIALVEHNRPIMGVVYVPMTKVCYYAIAGLGAYKRDGKNEIRITSKQLTGDEPENLRLAVSRRQDPQSVLKLLNKPNRCELVVMGGAALKSCLVAEGRADCYVRLGPTGEWDTGAAQIIIEEAGGALIDINLQPLTYNERETLENPNFIVVGSANLPWDILLTN encoded by the coding sequence ATGAAGCCAGAAGATGTAATCGAGCAAGTCATAGACATTGCAACGGAAGCTGGGCAAACGATTCGCGAAATTTATCTCAAAGGTAACTTTAAACGCGAAACTAAGTCAGACAATACCCCTGTAACGTCTGCAGATTTAGCTGCCCACGATCTTATTTGTCGTAAGTTAGCTGAGCTAACGCCTGATATCCCCATCCTAAGTGAAGAAGCCGCTGATATTCCTTTAAGTGTCCGCGAAACGTGGAAGCGCTATTGGTTAGTTGATCCATTAGATGGCACTGGCGAATTTATTGCTGGAAGTGGTGATTTTTCTGTCATTATTGCTTTGGTGGAACATAACCGCCCTATCATGGGAGTGGTCTATGTGCCGATGACTAAAGTGTGCTATTACGCTATTGCGGGCTTAGGTGCTTATAAGCGAGATGGTAAAAATGAGATCCGTATTACCAGTAAACAATTAACCGGTGATGAACCTGAGAATTTACGTTTGGCGGTCAGTCGTCGTCAAGATCCGCAATCGGTATTAAAGCTGCTTAACAAACCTAATCGTTGTGAGTTAGTGGTAATGGGTGGTGCAGCATTGAAAAGTTGTCTAGTCGCAGAGGGGCGTGCCGATTGCTATGTCCGTTTAGGGCCGACAGGTGAGTGGGATACTGGTGCTGCGCAGATTATTATTGAAGAAGCGGGTGGAGCCTTGATTGATATTAATTTACAGCCTTTGACCTATAATGAACGTGAAACACTTGAAAATCCAAACTTTATCGTAGTAGGTAGCGCTAATCTTCCGTGGGATATATTGTTAACTAATTAA
- the nudE gene encoding ADP compounds hydrolase NudE → MTQRHKKPEILHTEIVAKSRLFQIEQVHLKFSNGVERQYERMKGGSRGAVMIVPIHQGNLLLASEYAAGTDNYELGFPKGLIDPGETAVEAANRELQEEIGFGSYQLTHLKELSLAPGYFSSKMHIFVAEKLYPSRLEGDEPEPIDVIPWPLSDWQLLLDNVDFSESRSVSALFLTQQYLNISMHNLTDENS, encoded by the coding sequence ATGACACAGCGGCATAAAAAGCCGGAAATCCTGCATACCGAAATTGTTGCCAAAAGCCGACTGTTTCAAATCGAGCAGGTACACCTTAAGTTTTCTAATGGCGTAGAACGTCAATATGAAAGAATGAAAGGCGGTAGCAGAGGTGCTGTGATGATTGTGCCTATTCATCAAGGTAATTTATTATTAGCTAGCGAATATGCCGCTGGCACTGATAATTATGAACTAGGCTTTCCTAAAGGGTTGATCGATCCCGGTGAAACGGCAGTTGAAGCCGCCAATCGTGAGCTTCAAGAAGAAATTGGTTTTGGCAGTTATCAATTAACCCATCTAAAAGAGCTATCGCTTGCGCCAGGCTACTTTTCCAGCAAAATGCATATTTTTGTTGCTGAAAAATTGTATCCTAGTCGTTTAGAAGGTGATGAACCTGAACCGATTGACGTGATCCCTTGGCCACTATCTGATTGGCAGCTATTACTCGATAATGTCGACTTTTCAGAGTCTCGCAGTGTGAGCGCACTTTTTTTAACTCAGCAATATTTGAATATATCAATGCATAACCTTACCGATGAAAATAGTTGA
- a CDS encoding MFS transporter, with the protein MLLTKRFFPYFATLCLGALNDNFYKNVLLLLVTYSQLSALPIDVNLFVNLAAGVFILPFFLFSAHAGIVADNMDKAKLIRRLKLLELIIMSTAAIAIVTQSYMIMLVLLFLTGSQSAYFGPVKYSLLPQALSEQELVKGNALVEMGTFLSILIGTLSAGLVVSNENGLVWAAITVTVLAVAGYLASRAIPSLPAQGELNPNKFSLFSGTWRCINKARETTSIWMAILAISWFWFLGATYLTQFPNFAKLHLHADVTVVSLLLALFSIGIAVGSFVCERFSFGHVELGLLPFGVLGLSVFSFDMISAIPTASVELGFVYSFEAFIANAQHYRLMIDLFLVGLSGGLFIVPLYAFIQTRAEKQECAQAIAANNIINAFFMVGSAILSMVLLSVFNWSIPELFTLIGALNLIVLLYVYSQVPEFTQRFISYLLSHVMYRVRVSGREHIPLQGAGIIVSNHVSYVDALIIMGASTRPIRFVMDKSISEIPLLKYVFRHAGVIPICSPKKCEATYLNAFEQIHQALANDELVCIFPEGRLTPDGDIGEFRPGIDKILQRDPVTVIPLALTGLWGSYFSHKGGHALTTLPKRFWSKVSVSIAPSVDGSLTNCKVLQHQVTQQFN; encoded by the coding sequence ATGTTACTAACGAAACGATTTTTCCCTTATTTTGCCACCTTATGTTTAGGTGCGTTAAATGATAACTTTTATAAGAATGTGTTGCTGTTATTGGTGACCTACAGCCAATTAAGTGCATTACCAATTGATGTTAATTTATTTGTTAACTTAGCGGCAGGGGTATTTATTTTACCGTTTTTTCTGTTTTCAGCCCATGCCGGTATCGTGGCCGATAATATGGATAAAGCAAAGCTGATAAGACGATTAAAGCTTTTAGAGTTAATCATCATGTCTACCGCCGCGATTGCGATCGTGACCCAAAGTTACATGATTATGTTAGTACTCCTGTTTTTAACTGGCAGTCAGTCGGCGTACTTTGGCCCAGTAAAGTATTCATTACTGCCACAAGCACTTAGTGAACAAGAGTTGGTAAAAGGTAATGCGTTAGTTGAAATGGGTACCTTCTTATCGATTCTCATTGGGACGTTAAGCGCCGGCCTCGTAGTGTCAAACGAAAATGGTTTAGTTTGGGCCGCCATAACGGTAACCGTATTAGCCGTTGCAGGTTATCTTGCTAGTCGCGCTATACCTTCATTGCCCGCGCAAGGGGAGCTTAACCCTAATAAGTTCTCTCTGTTTTCTGGTACGTGGCGCTGCATCAATAAAGCTCGTGAAACAACTTCAATTTGGATGGCCATTTTAGCCATTAGTTGGTTTTGGTTTTTGGGTGCGACTTATCTGACCCAGTTTCCTAATTTTGCCAAATTGCATTTACATGCAGATGTCACGGTAGTGTCATTGTTATTAGCGCTTTTTTCTATTGGTATTGCCGTTGGTTCATTCGTGTGTGAACGTTTCTCTTTTGGCCATGTTGAGCTGGGACTATTACCGTTTGGGGTTTTGGGCCTGAGCGTGTTCAGTTTTGATATGATTAGCGCCATTCCAACTGCATCGGTTGAATTGGGGTTTGTGTACAGTTTTGAAGCCTTCATTGCTAACGCCCAACATTATCGGTTGATGATTGATTTATTTCTGGTTGGTTTAAGTGGTGGTTTGTTTATTGTGCCCTTGTACGCTTTTATACAAACTCGTGCAGAGAAGCAAGAATGTGCTCAGGCGATTGCGGCAAATAATATTATCAATGCATTTTTTATGGTGGGGTCTGCCATATTATCTATGGTGCTATTAAGTGTATTCAATTGGAGCATACCTGAGTTGTTTACACTCATAGGTGCACTAAACCTTATTGTGCTGCTATATGTGTATTCACAAGTACCTGAGTTTACCCAACGTTTTATTAGTTACTTACTCAGTCATGTGATGTACCGGGTGAGAGTGTCTGGCCGAGAGCATATTCCATTGCAGGGGGCTGGCATTATTGTCAGTAATCATGTGAGTTATGTCGATGCTCTTATTATTATGGGCGCATCCACAAGGCCAATCCGGTTTGTGATGGATAAGTCGATTAGCGAGATCCCATTATTAAAGTATGTCTTTAGACATGCAGGCGTGATCCCGATTTGTTCACCTAAGAAGTGTGAGGCGACATACCTTAATGCGTTTGAACAGATACACCAAGCACTGGCTAATGATGAGTTGGTGTGTATTTTTCCTGAAGGTAGGTTAACCCCAGATGGAGATATAGGTGAGTTTAGACCTGGTATAGACAAAATATTACAACGTGATCCCGTTACTGTTATACCGTTAGCATTAACTGGATTGTGGGGATCTTATTTTAGCCATAAAGGCGGGCATGCTCTTACTACTTTACCTAAACGTTTTTGGTCTAAAGTCTCGGTAAGTATTGCGCCTTCCGTTGATGGCAGTCTCACCAATTGTAAAGTGTTGCAGCATCAGGTGACACAGCAATTTAATTAA
- a CDS encoding RNA-binding protein, with protein MQKSFVIVLIAALLGAFVFFQFNGTPSSVAFIAGVVVATLIFTFIPSSGSSSSDEPYVGPTMTLYVGNLPYRVHEGEVKALFGEYGPVNSVRLVRDRKTGRRKGFGFVEMSESGAQKAMSKLNDYSFQERTLKVREAKSQESDSENS; from the coding sequence ATGCAGAAATCATTCGTGATTGTTTTGATTGCGGCGCTTCTTGGCGCTTTTGTTTTTTTTCAGTTTAACGGTACACCATCTTCGGTTGCGTTTATTGCTGGTGTAGTCGTTGCGACGTTAATTTTCACCTTTATACCTTCTAGCGGTTCAAGCTCGTCTGATGAACCTTATGTTGGTCCTACTATGACACTATATGTAGGTAACTTGCCTTACCGTGTTCATGAAGGAGAAGTAAAGGCATTGTTTGGCGAATACGGACCGGTTAACTCAGTTCGTTTAGTGCGAGACCGTAAAACAGGGCGTCGTAAAGGATTTGGTTTTGTTGAGATGTCTGAATCAGGTGCACAGAAAGCCATGTCGAAATTAAATGACTACAGCTTTCAAGAGCGCACATTAAAGGTAAGAGAAGCTAAATCACAAGAATCTGATTCAGAAAATAGCTAA
- the murI gene encoding glutamate racemase codes for MSGPILVFDSGIGGLSVLNEIRKQLPQHDYCYLFDNARLPYGNLSEQELITGCVALITHHAQRLNASIVVVACNTASTLVLPLLRQQLTIPVVGVVPAIKPAAMLSKKKHIGLLATPGTVKRDYTQALINQFAGNCKVELFGTSDLVLLAELYVAQQPIDIDKLNHILAPIAASNIDVLVLGCTHFPMIAAEISHYLGDGVTLLDSGEAIAKRVRFLLSKEHNGNKQLQACYTKQISQGLKATLVDYGFSDFSLVTITD; via the coding sequence TTGTCTGGACCTATTTTAGTATTTGACTCTGGTATCGGCGGATTGTCGGTATTGAATGAAATTAGAAAACAACTGCCACAGCATGATTATTGTTACTTATTCGATAATGCACGTTTACCTTATGGCAATTTGTCAGAGCAAGAGTTAATAACAGGCTGTGTTGCATTGATCACCCATCATGCTCAGCGTCTTAATGCCAGTATTGTGGTGGTTGCCTGTAACACTGCCAGTACCCTAGTATTGCCATTATTACGTCAACAATTAACTATACCAGTAGTGGGGGTTGTTCCTGCTATCAAGCCAGCAGCCATGTTATCAAAGAAAAAACACATTGGTTTATTGGCCACACCGGGTACGGTTAAACGCGATTATACTCAAGCGTTAATCAATCAATTTGCAGGAAACTGTAAGGTTGAATTATTTGGCACGTCAGATTTAGTCTTACTTGCAGAGCTTTATGTCGCTCAACAACCAATTGATATCGATAAGCTCAATCATATCCTAGCACCCATTGCTGCATCGAATATTGATGTACTCGTACTGGGCTGTACTCATTTTCCAATGATAGCAGCAGAAATTAGTCATTATCTCGGTGATGGGGTAACACTACTAGATTCTGGAGAGGCGATAGCAAAGCGGGTGAGGTTTCTACTGAGTAAAGAACATAATGGTAATAAACAACTACAGGCATGTTATACCAAACAGATTAGCCAAGGGCTTAAAGCAACATTAGTCGATTATGGTTTTAGTGATTTTTCGCTGGTAACCATAACCGACTAA
- the fabR gene encoding HTH-type transcriptional repressor FabR: MGVRAQQKEKTRRALVDAAFNQLSAERSFSSLSLREVAREAGIAPTSFYRHFKDMNELGLTMVDEGGLTLRQMMRKGRQRAEAGGSVIRISVDTFMEVLESNPNVFRILLHERSGTSAAFRAAVEREIEHFISELAHYTEAQAKRTPLLARAQAESLVILVFNAGASALDSKRSERRALADQLVLQLRMVATGAEALQHKMDNRA, from the coding sequence ATGGGTGTAAGAGCGCAACAAAAGGAAAAAACCCGTCGTGCATTAGTAGACGCAGCATTTAATCAACTTAGTGCAGAGCGAAGTTTTTCCAGCTTAAGCTTACGTGAAGTTGCGCGAGAAGCTGGTATTGCCCCCACATCATTCTATCGTCATTTTAAAGATATGAACGAGCTTGGCTTAACCATGGTTGATGAAGGTGGATTAACCTTACGGCAAATGATGCGAAAAGGTCGCCAACGTGCTGAGGCTGGTGGCAGTGTAATCCGTATTTCTGTTGACACTTTTATGGAAGTATTGGAATCAAATCCAAACGTGTTTCGAATATTGTTACATGAACGTTCTGGCACCTCTGCTGCATTTAGAGCTGCAGTTGAACGTGAAATTGAACATTTTATTTCTGAGCTTGCTCATTACACTGAAGCACAAGCTAAGCGCACACCTTTACTTGCGCGTGCTCAAGCTGAATCTTTAGTTATTTTAGTCTTTAATGCTGGAGCATCAGCGTTAGATTCAAAACGCAGCGAGCGAAGAGCTTTGGCTGACCAATTAGTGTTACAACTGCGTATGGTTGCTACTGGTGCTGAAGCTTTGCAGCATAAAATGGATAACCGAGCATAA
- a CDS encoding TetR/AcrR family transcriptional regulator translates to MARRKEHTHEQIKTMAIEAVVMHLQHDNIETLSLRKVASLIGYVPSTLINIFGSYHYLLLAVSEQTLAQLATKLSLEMNDNPLLNIQQMATIYSEFALQNRRCFRLVFELSMPDDQPLPIAHLSLIKSLFGLVESQLVQYFPKADSKKIEMMSRVLWGAIHGLTSLALDGKLFEEQSCLQDMLISHVQSYIAGMSIKKEFTCY, encoded by the coding sequence TTGGCAAGACGTAAAGAACATACTCATGAGCAAATAAAGACAATGGCTATTGAAGCCGTAGTAATGCATCTGCAGCATGACAATATTGAAACGTTGAGTTTAAGGAAGGTGGCCAGTCTAATAGGCTATGTACCAAGTACACTGATTAATATATTTGGTAGTTATCATTACCTATTATTAGCGGTGTCAGAGCAGACATTAGCGCAGCTAGCCACCAAGTTATCGTTGGAGATGAATGATAATCCACTGTTGAATATTCAGCAGATGGCGACAATTTATAGTGAGTTTGCCTTGCAGAATCGGCGTTGTTTTCGTTTAGTATTTGAGTTAAGTATGCCCGATGATCAGCCTTTACCAATTGCGCATTTAAGCTTAATAAAGTCATTGTTTGGTCTAGTTGAATCACAATTAGTACAATACTTTCCAAAGGCCGACAGCAAAAAAATTGAAATGATGAGCAGAGTATTGTGGGGCGCTATTCATGGGTTAACATCTTTAGCACTAGATGGTAAATTATTTGAGGAGCAATCGTGTTTACAGGACATGCTCATCAGTCATGTACAGAGTTATATCGCAGGAATGAGCATTAAAAAGGAATTTACATGTTACTAA
- the mnmH gene encoding tRNA 2-selenouridine(34) synthase MnmH, with amino-acid sequence MSMVIPSSEYGRLLLENRSLIDVRAPIEFTKGAFSHSINLPLMQDSEREKVGTCYKKHGQDAAIALGHELVKGNVKQQRIDAWLTQLTQHPDSYLYCFRGGLRSKLSQQWIKESGMHIPYIEGGYKAMRTFLINTIEQAPSHSKVLILSGITGSGKTEVINQRDESVDLEGIANHRGSSFGKNIDPQPSQINFENTLAVALLSHQQQHHRHLLLEDESILIGRSALPHSFYHAMQQADIILLDEPLDARLPRLLHDYVESKLADYVSLLGEQAGFEAFKAYLTQSLLGIRKRLGGKQHQELQSLVDDALNMQQSQNDTSKHLDWISLLLDIYYDPMYLYQLEKKRDRVIFQGDRQAIHQWLDSHQSTI; translated from the coding sequence ATGAGCATGGTCATCCCCAGCTCAGAATATGGCAGACTTTTATTAGAAAATCGTTCATTAATCGACGTACGTGCCCCCATTGAATTTACTAAAGGAGCCTTTAGTCACTCGATTAATTTACCATTAATGCAAGATAGTGAGCGCGAAAAAGTCGGTACTTGCTATAAAAAGCATGGCCAAGATGCTGCTATCGCATTAGGTCATGAGCTGGTAAAAGGTAATGTTAAGCAACAGCGTATAGATGCTTGGCTCACTCAGTTGACACAACATCCGGACAGTTATTTATATTGTTTTCGTGGTGGCTTACGCTCAAAATTATCCCAGCAATGGATTAAAGAATCTGGCATGCATATCCCTTATATTGAAGGGGGTTATAAAGCCATGCGTACTTTTTTAATTAATACTATTGAGCAAGCACCCAGTCACTCTAAAGTACTTATCTTGAGCGGCATAACCGGCAGTGGTAAAACGGAAGTGATTAATCAACGAGATGAGTCGGTCGATCTTGAAGGTATTGCCAATCATAGAGGATCGAGCTTTGGTAAGAATATCGACCCTCAACCCAGCCAAATTAACTTTGAAAATACCTTAGCAGTGGCATTACTCTCGCATCAACAACAGCATCATCGTCATTTATTATTAGAAGATGAAAGTATTCTGATTGGTCGCTCTGCACTACCACACAGTTTTTACCACGCCATGCAACAAGCTGATATTATTTTGCTTGATGAGCCATTAGACGCACGTTTGCCGCGTTTACTCCACGACTATGTAGAAAGTAAACTCGCTGATTACGTGTCTCTTTTAGGTGAACAAGCTGGTTTCGAAGCATTTAAAGCTTATTTGACTCAAAGCTTATTAGGGATCCGTAAACGCTTAGGTGGTAAACAACATCAAGAATTACAGAGCTTGGTTGACGATGCACTTAATATGCAACAAAGCCAAAATGATACCAGTAAACATTTAGACTGGATAAGCCTGTTACTAGATATTTATTATGATCCTATGTATCTGTATCAACTTGAAAAGAAACGCGACAGAGTTATCTTTCAAGGCGACAGACAAGCGATACATCAATGGTTAGATAGTCATCAATCAACCATTTAA